One window of the Salvia miltiorrhiza cultivar Shanhuang (shh) chromosome 6, IMPLAD_Smil_shh, whole genome shotgun sequence genome contains the following:
- the LOC130990514 gene encoding uncharacterized protein LOC130990514 has translation MWERVQNMYHEAQKENQDEIGPRNIESMKGRFKRLNENANKWIAACKEANARKRSGMSQKDIEMEAHSIYEAGGSKFQDLVVFNDVMSKHPKWNLAINEVGDDQESGGSTKRSKTSEDGDYFIPSNPETPTTGGSTMSRPTGRDKAKRKGKCKAMTSESNEMYEEIRALRLSRDHKNELMTAKIELEHEKLKMNSLKMEKKMLVALLANDHLSAEEEEMKSHLIAILFPK, from the coding sequence ATGTGGGAACGTGTGCAGAATATGTATCAtgaagctcaaaaagaaaatcaagATGAGATCGGCCCAAGGAATATCGAATCAATGAAAGGTCGTTTTAAACGACTTAATGAAAATGCAAACAAGTGGATTGCTGCTTGCAAAGAAGCAAATGCTAGAAAAAGAAGTGGAATGAGCCAGAAAGATATAGAGATGGAAGCTCACTCAATTTATGAAGCAGGTGGCAGTAAATTCCAAGACTTGGTTGTTTTCAATGATGTTATGAGTAAACATCCGAAGTGGAACTTAGCAATCAATGAAGTGGGTGATGATCAAGAAAGTGGTGGCAGCACAAAAAGGTCTAAGACTTCTGAAGATGGTGATTACTTTATCCCGTCCAATCCAGAAACTCCAACTACTGGTGGATCTACTATGTCTCGTCCTACAGGTAGAGATAAAGCTAAAAGGAAAGGAAAATGTAAGGCAATGACATCTGAATCAAATGAAATGTATGAAGAAATCCGTGCATTGAGACTTAGTAGAGATCATAAAAATGAGTTAATGACTGCTAAAATTGAATTGGAACATGAAAAGCTTAAAATGAATTCTCTGAAGATGGAAAAGAAAATGTTGGTCGCATTGTTGGCGAATGACCATTTGTctgcagaagaggaagagatGAAAAGCCACCTCATTGCCATTTTATTTCCGAAGTAG
- the LOC130988772 gene encoding tubulin alpha chain-like, whose amino-acid sequence MRECISIHIGQAGIQVGNACWELYCLEHGIQPDGQMPGDVTVGGGDDAFNTFFSETGAGKHVPRAVFVDLEPTVIDEVRTGTYRQLFHPEQLISGKEDAANNFARGHYTIGKEIVDLCLDRIRKLADNCTGLQGFLVFHAVGGGTGSGLGSLLLERLSVDYGKKSKLGFTIYPSPQVSTAVVEPYNSVLSTHSLLEHTDVAVLLDNEAIYDICRKSLDIERPTYTNLNRLISQVISSLTASLRFDGALNVDVNEFQTNLVPYPRIHFMLSSYAPVISAEKAYHEQLSVAEITNTAFEPSSMMVKCDPRHGKYMACCLMYRGDVVPKDVNAAVATIKTKRTIQFVDWCPTGFKCGINYQPPTVVPGGDLAKVQRAVCMISNSTSVAEVFSRIDHKFDLMYAKRAFVHWYVGEGMEEGEFSEAREDLAALEKDYEEVGAESAEGDDDENEEY is encoded by the exons ATGAGAGAGTGCATTTCAATCCACATCGGTCAGGCCGGTATTCAGGTCGGAAACGCCTGCTGGGAGCTCTACTGCCTAGAGCACGGGATTCAG CCTGATGGGCAAATGCCTGGTGATGTGACCGTTGGCGGTGGTGATGATGCCTTCAACACGTTCTTCAGCGAGACCGGCGCTGGGAAACATGTGCCTCGTGCTGTCTTTGTGGATCTTGAGCCAACTGTGATCGATGAGGTGCGCACTGGCACATACCGTCAGCTGTTTCACCCGGAGCAACTTATCAGTGGCAAGGAAGATGCTGCCAACAACTTTGCCAGAGGCCATTACACCATTGGCAAAGAAATTGTTGATCTCTGCCTTGATAGGATCCGCAAGCTTGCAGATAACTGCACTGGGCTGCAGGGGTTCTTGGTTTTCCATGCTGTCGGTGGTGGTACTGGATCTGGGCTCGGATCTCTTCTACTTGAGAGGCTCTCGGTTGACTATGGTAAAAAGTCGAAGCTGGGTTTCACCATTTATCCTTCCCCTCAGGTTTCTACTGCTGTCGTTGAGCCCTACAACTCTGTGCTCTCCACTCATTCTCTTCTTGAGCACACTGATGTTGCTGTGCTGCTTGACAACGAAGCAATCTATGATATCTGCCGTAAATCACTTGATATTGAGAGGCCCACTTACACCAATCTCAATAGGCTCATTTCTCAG GTGATTTCTTCCTTGACTGCGTCTCTGAGGTTCGATGGTGCCTTGAACGTGGATGTGAATGAATTCCAGACCAACTTGGTTCCATACCCAAGGATCCACTTCATGCTTTCATCGTATGCCCCTGTGATCTCTGCTGAGAAAGCCTACCACGAGCAGCTCTCCGTTGCTGAAATCACCAACACTGCATTCGAGCCTTCATCCATGATGGTGAAGTGTGATCCTCGCCACGGGAAGTACATGGCCTGCTGCCTAATGTACAGGGGTGATGTTGTCCCCAAGGATGTGAATGCAGCTGTTGCCACAATCAAGACCAAGAGGACCATCCAGTTTGTTGACTGGTGCCCAACTGGTTTCAAGTGTGGTATCAACTACCAGCCACCAACTGTCGTCCCCGGTGGAGACCTGGCCAAGGTGCAGAGGGCCGTGTGCATGATTTCCAACTCAACTAGTGTTGCTGAGGTCTTCTCAAGGATTGATCATAAGTTCGACTTGATGTATGCCAAGCGTGCTTTTGTGCACTGGTATGTTGGTGAGGGTATGGAAGAAGGTGAGTTCTCCGAGGCGAGGGAGGATCTTGCTGCTCTTGAGAAAGATTACGAGGAAGTCGGGGCGGAGTCGGCTGAAGGAGATGATGATGAGAATGAGGAGTACTGA